The Hydra vulgaris chromosome 11, alternate assembly HydraT2T_AEP genome contains a region encoding:
- the LOC136087501 gene encoding uncharacterized protein LOC136087501, whose product MLFKGAVLILLIHEFLIAIEIPLDYKYNECSPEKNECEFWLEIREKLTMIYKKDLLYSSNGSLFLYNETSGPNATKIPLDDVISADGENRMVIVINGTLPGPPIVVYEHQNLIIHVKNMLLSDVTTLHWHGLHQKGTPSMDGVGWISQCPISSGQTFTYKFKAEPKGTFWYHSHVGSQRTNGAYGAFIIKEREKVNTENITDVIMTVGDWHHTSSEEVYLKMLYGNFIKMKPYNISKTVDGSMFSNVPWFSALIEGKGRYIDPNTGKGNGAPLTWYTVKHGLKYRFRSINVGTMYPMRISVDGHEISVIASDGYDIKPYSAESVIVQPGERFDFILNANKTIDNYWIRAESIEDGVQNHSVEAILHYEGASKKEPTTSKQLCLKESSCKVVNCPFKYFPEHLNLDCVLMSDLHNADEEDPSPIFTADSKEYFLNFAFPGGKETPGSVNGRKFEFPGVNSLTQGDEIDGYDCKEHDCGPDKVCYCHYELKIPRDKTIQMIFTNIGIGAGWGHPIHLHGHSFYVLKMDYAPQNISTAKLINSTENKDIDCGFGLNFCNEPKWKNKQWGNGNIPGLNLIDPPRKDTIIIPTGGYAVLRFKSDNPGKWFLHCHIEVHSLNGMAMIISEAADEAPKPPKGLPVCNNFYNDESRDYAYERVDSNNNDKKYLYAAYALFAISSILIFLSIVTCIIKKCQITRIVN is encoded by the exons ATGTTGTTTAAAGGAGcagttttaattttgcttatccACGAATTTCTTATTGCAATTGAAATACCGCTTGATTATAAATACAACGAATGTAGTCCCGAAAAGAATGAATGCGAGTTCTGGTTAGAGATAAGAGAGAAACTAACAATGATATATAAGAAAGATTTACTTTATTCTTCTAATGGTTCTTTATTTCTATATAACGAAACTTCTGGCCCGAACGCAACAAAG ATACCCTTAGATGATGTGATTTCAGCAGATGGAGAAAACCGAATGGTAATTGTAATTAATGGTACACTACCGGGCCCACCAATTGTTGTTTATGAGCATCAAAATTTAATCATTCACGTTAAAAATATGCTACTAAGTGATGTTACCACCCTGCATTGGCACGGATTACATCAAAAAGGAACTCCTTCAATGGATGGCGTAGGATGGATATCTCAATGTCCTATTTCTTCTGGCCAAACATTCACCTACAAATTCAAg GCTGAGCCAAAAGGAACATTTTGGTACCATAGTCATGTTGGATCTCAACGCACAAACGGAGCATATGGTGCATTTATAATTAAGGAACGTGAAAAAGTCAACACTGAAAACATAACTGATGTTATTATGACAGTTGGCGATTGGCATCATACAAGTTCAGaagaagtttatttaaaaatgttgtatggtaattttattaaaatgaaaccATACAATATTTCCAAAACTGTTGATGGTAGTATGTTTTCTAATGTACCATGGTTTTCAGCTTTAATAGAAGGAAAAGGAAGATACATAGATCCAAATACAG GGAAAGGTAATGGTGCTCCGCTAACATGGTACACAGTAAAACATGGATTAAAGTATCGTTTTCGATCAATCAACGTTGGAACTATGTACCCGATGCGCATTTCAGTTGATGGACACGAGATTAGCGTTATTGCATCAGATGGTTATGATATAAAACCATACTCAGCTGAATCCGTCATCGTTCAGCCTGGAGAGCGTTTTGATTTTATACTAAATGCTAATAAAACAATAGATAATTATTGGATCAGAGCGGAAAGTATCGag GACGGCGTTCAAAATCACTCCGTAGAAGCTATCCTACATTACGAAGGAGCATCTAAAAAAGAACCTACAACCAGTAAGcaactttgtttaaaagaaagttcTTGTAAAGTTGTAAACTGCCCTTTTAAATACTTTCCTGAACATCTTAATCTTGATTGTGTACTGATGTCCGACCTTCACAATGCTGATGAGGAAGATCCGTCTCCTATATTTACGGCAGACagcaaagaatattttttgaactttgcATTTCCAGGTGGCAAAGAAACCCCTGGTTCTGTAAATGGAAGAAAGTTTGAGTTTCCAGGAGTAAACTCTCTTACTCAAGGAGATGAAATTGATGGTTATGATTGTAAGGAGCACGATTGTGGGCCTGATAAAGTGTGTTATTGCCATTATGAGCTAAAAATTCCACGTGATAAAACAATACAGatgatttttacaaatattggaATAGGGGCAGGTTGGGGGCATCCAATTCATCTGCATGGTcatagtttttatgttttaaaaatggattatGCGCCTCAAAATATCTCTACAGCTAAACTAATAAACTCAACAGAGAATAAAGATATTGATTGTGGATTTGGCCTAAATTTTTGCAATGAACCAAAATGGAAAAACAAACAGTGGGGTAATGGAAATATTCCTggtttaaatttgattgatCCTCCTCGAAAAGATACTATAATAATACCAACAG GTGGTTATGCAGTTTTACGTTTTAAATCAGACAACCCTGGGAAATGGTTTTTGCATTGTCATATTGAAGTCCACTCTTTAAATGGCATGGCTATGATTATATCTGAGGCTGCTGACGAAGCGCCAAAGCCTCCAAAAGGTTTACCAGTGtgcaacaatttttataacGACGAATCAAGAGATTACGCTTACGAAAGGGTTGATTCAAATAATAATG ataaaaaatacttatatgcAGCTTATGCATTGTTTGCAATTTCATCGATTCTCATTTTTTTGTCGATTGTGActtgcataataaaaaaatgtcaaatcacgagaatagtaaattaa